The sequence GATGAGTTTTTGAAGAAATTTTCTAGCTCACTTCATGAGATAAAGACAAAACAGATCCACAGGGTCGATGGCGGCTTTGCAAAAAGAGGAGTGCTTTGTATATTTTATATAGATGAAAGCGAGTTTGAAAGCCTTGGAAATGTCTATGTTTTAGGTATAAATTTGGCTAAGTTTTTATCAAAATTTGCTTCTATTAACTCATTTTGCGAGCTTAAGATAAAGTGCGTAAAGAGTAAAATTTTATTTGATTATGGGTTTTTAAGCGGCACGAAAGAGCCAGTATGAGCGAAGAGATAAGCCAAGCTTCTTTTTTTAAACTGATAAAGAATATCCTAAAAAATAGGGATAGGAGCGAGATATTTTTAAAAAATAGCTCGAGTTTTGCCTACCCGATCAAAGAGCTCGAGAGCTTAGATGAGCAGGAGCTTACAAAGATAATTGTAAATTTTATGGGTCTTTTAGGAAGCGGCTCGCACCTAACAAGCTACATTTTAGAGAAAATTTCAAAGACTAATGACAATAGCTATGAGTTATTTTTTGATTTTTTTGACAACTACTTGCTTTGGCTATTTTTTGACAGCATTAGTCTAAAAAACTACGCAAGATCTTTTGAAGATGAGCTAGATGATAAAATTTCAAAGATCTTACTTGATATGCTCAATATAAAAGAAAAGCAGCTAGCAAAGAAATTTCTACCATTTTCGCCACTTGCAGTTAGCCAAAGAAGGCCAAAAAAAGAGGTTGAATTTGCGCTTCAGAGCCACTTTGGGCTAAAAGATAAGCTTTTTATACTTGAAAATTTACCAAATCAAATTTTCATAGCACCGTCAAATTTAAACTCTTTAGGCCATAAAAATAGGACACTTGGTAAAAATTTCATCCTTGGTAAAAAGCTTTTTGAAAAACAAACCAAGATCGCAGTCTTTATAAACGGCATAGAGTACGAAGAGGCTGTGAATTTCTTCCCCAAAAAAGATAAATTTAAAGAGCTTCAAGAGACTCTTTCTTATTTTACTAATGATGAATTTGTGTCTGATTTATATTTGAAGATAAATTACTCTCACAAGATGCAGTTTAAGCTTGGGTCAAAATATACAAGTAGTCAAATTGGCTTTGGTCCAAGGCTTAAAAATGATAAAAAAATGTCAAATTTTATAAAATTTAGACTTTGTTCATAAAATTTAACTCCAAAATCAAAAAAATTTGATATAATTACATAAAAGAAATATATTTATTTGTAAAAGGATTTGCAGCTATGGCATTTATCGACTACTTACGCAGATTTTTCACATTTTTTAGGTTTAAACACAGTGTTGTTTTAGTAACCTCTATCGCTCTTAGTGTTTTGTTTTGGCTCTATGCCCCGCTTGTAGCATTTAACGATATATATAGCTTCGCTAGTGTAAGCTCACGAGTTAGCGTGCTAGTTGCTTTTTGGGCAGTTATATTGTTTTTTGTCTTGCTTAGACCGCTGATGAACTATTTTGCATCACGCAAAGATGAGAAAAATGACAAACTAAAAGAGATAAAAAAAGAGTCAATGGATAGTTTTGGCAAGGCAAAGAGAAATTTCTTACTTTCGCTAAAAGACGCCAAAACGACTTGGAAAAAAGATATAAATTTCAAAAAATTGCCATTAATAATGATAATAGGCAACGAGGGTGCTGGCAAAAGTGCTTTTATAAACTATTCAAATATCGAATTTCCTCTATCTGATAGCCTAGATACTTATAAAAAGATACACCAAAGTACGACAAATTTTAACCTTTATGTATCAAAATTTGGAGCACTTTTGGATACTGAGGGCATTCACTTTGCACAAGAGAGCCTCTATCAGCCAACTGCAACAGAGGAGCTTCCTGAAGATGATGTAGAGAAAAATAGAGACTATCTACTTAAAAAAGGCGTTTGGAACGAGTTTTTACACTTTTTAAAGAGAAATGACTTTAACTCAAGACTAAGCGGCGCCGTGCTTATCATCGATACTAAAAAATTCCTAGAAGGCACTCAAGAGTATTTTGACGAGCTTATAAGATATATGGTAAAGAGGATAAATGACTGTGAGAAGCACCTTGGCATTAAATTTCCTATTTACGTAGTCTTTAGCAAGCTTGATCTTATAGATGGTATGGGCGATTATTTTAAATTATTTAATGAAGACGTGGCAAATAAAGCTCTTGGTATAAATTTAGACTCAAATTTCACCGCCCAAACACTTGAGACAGAGCTTAAGGGCTTAAGCGACTCACTATTTAAACACCTAATGAGCAAAAACTCGATCTCGCACATGCTAGAAGATAAAAAACGCTCATATTTGTTCTTAAAACAGCTTGAAAATTTCTTCGTGCTGGTAAAAGACTTTGTTACAAAGCTAAGCTCTCAAAATGCTCTTAAAAACACATCTGTTATAAATGGAGTTTATTTTGTAAGTGCATATCAAGAAAACATCCCTATAAACTACCTTACAAATACAATTTGTGATAAATACAGCATCAAAAAACCACTTCTTAGAGCGGTAAATAATTACAGCAAACAAAGCTACTTTGTAAAATCATTTTTAAAAGAGATCGCTTTTAAAGCAAATGTAACTAAATTTGGCGCACAAAATAGATTTATTAAATTTATAAATTTCGCCCTAGTGGCTGCACTTTGTGTGGGAGTTTATTTTGGCTCTAGTTATATTTTAAATATCAAAAATACAAAAGAGCAAATTGCGGCTAACAACGTAGATAAAATTTCTAACTATCTTGATAGCAAAAAGTATAAAGATCTTACCGCTACACAAAAGATCGAGCTTTTAAATCTGCTAAAACAAAGTCTAAACGACTATCCAAGGATCTTTAGCGGTGATACTAAATTTGAGTACATCACTCTTGATACCTCTTATAAAGGTTTTGCGCCTGTTAAAGCGCTTTATTACGATCTTAGTGCTGACTTTTTCAAAAATACAGTTTTAACTGAGATGGAAAATATCCTAAAAACAGAGAGTGACCCAGATAAGCTTATAAAAGCTTTTTATATGTATGATTCGCTTTTTGATAAAAACTATACAAATGTAGATCTATTTAAAATTTGGATAGCTGCAAACTGGGATAAATTTGAAAAATATGGTGTTGCTAAAAATGAGTTTTTAGCGCACATCGAAGCCATTTTAAATGCTAAAAATTTAAGCATTTCAGCAGATCAGAGTGCTCAAAGTGCTGCAAATACTAAACTAACACCTGTTCAAAGAGCAAAAAGGCTCTACTCGATACTTGAGTTTATCTCATTTAAAGATGAAAAATCATTCTACGACATCAAAAAAGAGGTTGAAAATTTAAACCAAGTAGTTCAAGAAAAAGAGGCATTTAATCCATTTAATAAAATTTATACAAAGGAAAATTTAAGAGATTTCTTGGCAAAACTTAGCTCAAACATCGATGAGACTGCAGGCATCGAGTCATGGCTGATGGATACCAACTCATCTTTAAAAGATATCAGCTCAAATGAGAAAAAAGAGCTAAGCATCGCAGTTGTAGAGCTTTACTTGCAAAACTATGCTGATAAATGGAACCAAATTTTAAGAGCGATCGAGCCAAATGAATTTGCTACTAAAAAAGAGGTCATAGATGAGCTTGAAATTTTGTCAAAAAGAGAAAACCCACTAAATTCTCTTATAAAACTAACCAATCAAAATACAAATTTAAATGATGAAAATTTACTAAAATACATCTACTCTCTAGGCTTTGCTTCAAGCGAGATAAAACGTGTATTTACAGACTTTAGCACTAAATTTACAAACTATCATGCGCTAAATTCTGACGGGTCGCTAGATCTTATCAGCAATGACGTCACAAATGTATATAAAAAAGTTAGCGACTATAACTTTGAGATGCTTCAAAGCAGTGACGATAAGATCGTTTATGCGATAAATGGCATAAAAAATGAAAACGATCCATTTATCGTGCTAAACAATGACGCTAAAAAGCTTCCAGATGAGCTAAATGAGTACTATCAAAAGCTATCAAAACTTGCTTGGAAACAGGTAGAAAACGGAGCTTCATCGCTTTTAGCAACAGCTTATAAAGATGATGTTCTTGATGACTTTGAAAGTCTTATAAAGCCTTATTATCCATTTAATGAAAACTCAGCAAAGGCTGTTAGCATCGAAGAATTTAAGAGATTTTTTGGCAAAGATGGAACTTGGAATAGCTTTTATGATAAATATCTAAAACAAATTTTAAGCAAAACAGGCAGTGGTTATAAGGTAAGACCAAAATATGCAAAAGAGCTAAGATTTAATAAAAGTTTCCTTGAAAATATCGCTTATATAGATAGAATTTCAAATTTGATGCTTGATTCAAATGACGAGCTAAAACTAAACTATAACTTAAAAGCGGTTGATTTATCGGCAAATTTCAGCCACATAAATATAGGCTACGCAAATAACTCTTTGGCGTATGATCACACGATCCCATCAAATTTACTTGTCTCAAGTAAAAGCTTTGATATCTCAACACAGTTTAAATTTAATGCAGTTTCAAATGCGGGTAGCGACAAAAAAGAGATCAGCTTTGATGGCGAGTGGGGCTGGTACAAGCTCTTAAAGGCTTCAAATTTCAGTAGCATTGGCGTTAGTACGCTTAACTTTGATGGTAAAAAAGAGTCATATTTTGGCTTTGAAGTTACTCCAAATGGTGGAGAGCTTTTAGAGCTTATGAATATCATACCAACTATTGATTTACCAAGAAAGATGCTTTATTAAGGAAAAAATATGCAAGAAATAGCAGCGGTTATACAAAATTTTGATAAAGCTTCAAGCTTTTTGGCGCAGTATGTCATTTTTGATGAAAACGGCGGAGACATAGGCTCGCTAGATACGGTTAAATTTCCGTGCAGCGATACAAGTGGCTCCATAGCTTCAAAACACGCTCATATAGGTTTTGAAGAGGGAGTTTTTACTATTTGTGGCTATGAAGGATGCGAGATATTTTATAGCGATTCTTATTCGAAGTTGCCTGATGATTATGAAAGCGTGATAAATCCAGGAGATATTTTTAGGATAGGAGAGCTTAAATTTATATTTATAGATCCTTCTAGGATAGACGAATATGTCGGCAAAGCTCACAAGATCATAGAAAATACCAAAAACTTTGATGAGCTTGATAATAAAGAATTTGAGCCAGTTGGGAAAATATCAAATGTTGATTTTAAAGAAGAGCCAAAGATAAATTCTCTCATAGATGAAGAAAAAGATATCACTTTAAACGAAAATGTTAATGATGTGCCTTTAAATTTAAATGAGAGCGCTCAAAATTTTGATGAAGAAGATATAAATAGTCAAAGGATGCTAACAGCAAAGAGCATGGATGAGCTTTTGATGAATTTAGTTGAGAGCATAAAAGTGCAGCCAAACATGAGCCCTATAAGTGAGCAAAGCAGGACGTTAAATACAAAAGATATGGAAACTATTATAAAAACGCTGCCTCTAAGCGACAACACGACGCTTGTTAATGCTGTTTTGCTTAAACTAATATGCAAGGAGCTATATAGCCAAATGTATGATATAGTCGAGAATAATTCATTTTTCAAATATCTCTCTGGTGCTGTAACAAAAAGCACCAGAGAAGATAAAGAGGCGTTTAATTATTTATTACATAAAGCACTTGAAAGCTATATGTTAAAAAAGTAATGTTTTTAATAAAATAGAAAGTTAATAAAAGTTAAAATAACCAAATTTTTTAATAGGAGTAAATATGTCACAACCAGTGTATATTAAGGTGAAAGGTTCTACTCAAGGACTTATCTCAAGTGGTGCTTCAACAGAAGCTAGTATCGGTAATCGCTATCAGTCAGGTCACGAAGATGAGATCATGGCACAAGAGGTTTCTCACATTGTAACTGTTCCAGTAGATCCACAAAGTGGCCAACCATCAGGACAAAGAGTACATAAGCCATTTAGCTTTACAACATCTTTAAACAAAGCTGTTCCACTTCTTTACAACGCATTAACTCAAGGCGAGAGACTTCCAGAGGTTGAGATCCACTGGTATAGAACATCAACTAGCGGTGGCGCTGAGCACTTCTTTACTACAAAACTAGAAGATGCAACTATAACAGATATCACTCTAGTAAGTCCAAATGCTCAAGACAAGCTAAATAGCGACAAAACTGAGCTTTTTAAAGTTTCAATGAACTATAGAAAGATAGTTTGGGAGCACGTAGCTGCAGGTACAAGCGGAAGCGATGACTGGAGAGAAGCTACTAAAAAAGCTTAAAAAATAACCTAGGGATCCTCCCTAGGGATATCAATCTTCTCGTTGGAAGGACACAAATGAGCCCTTTTTATCATTATCTTTTAAAACACCATGATATGTGAAATGCGATATGAAACACCTAGCTATGATCATATTTCTCATAACATCTTTATATTCACACGAAGCAAATTGTTTAAATATGTTTGCTGTGGTATTTGACAAAAATACAACCGATGAAAATACTGCTAAAGATATAGAATATTACATAGATAAGATTGGTTGTGATGCTAACATTACTTTAGAAAATGATAAATTGCATTATGAACCAAATCTACTTGACAGTACTTATGCAATGAATAAGCCTAAAACACTTGATTTACTTTTACAAAAAGGTACCTTCCCTAGTAAGTGGCTAACAAGAGACATCGCAACAGAATTCCTAGTCTTTTTTAGAGAAAATAGCGATGGCATAAAAGATAAAAAAGCAAGCCCTGAGCTACTAGAATTTATAAAAACTCAAAAATATAAAGAATTTAAAGAAGAAAAATTTAAATTAATCAAAAAACTCTTAGACCATGGGCAAAACCCTTATCATTATGGCTATTTGAGGGTTATATTAAAGATAATAGGAGATGAAAAAGATTTAGATAGGTTGCTAG is a genomic window of Campylobacter concisus containing:
- a CDS encoding type VI secretion system baseplate subunit TssG — encoded protein: MSEEISQASFFKLIKNILKNRDRSEIFLKNSSSFAYPIKELESLDEQELTKIIVNFMGLLGSGSHLTSYILEKISKTNDNSYELFFDFFDNYLLWLFFDSISLKNYARSFEDELDDKISKILLDMLNIKEKQLAKKFLPFSPLAVSQRRPKKEVEFALQSHFGLKDKLFILENLPNQIFIAPSNLNSLGHKNRTLGKNFILGKKLFEKQTKIAVFINGIEYEEAVNFFPKKDKFKELQETLSYFTNDEFVSDLYLKINYSHKMQFKLGSKYTSSQIGFGPRLKNDKKMSNFIKFRLCS
- the tssM gene encoding type VI secretion system membrane subunit TssM — translated: MAFIDYLRRFFTFFRFKHSVVLVTSIALSVLFWLYAPLVAFNDIYSFASVSSRVSVLVAFWAVILFFVLLRPLMNYFASRKDEKNDKLKEIKKESMDSFGKAKRNFLLSLKDAKTTWKKDINFKKLPLIMIIGNEGAGKSAFINYSNIEFPLSDSLDTYKKIHQSTTNFNLYVSKFGALLDTEGIHFAQESLYQPTATEELPEDDVEKNRDYLLKKGVWNEFLHFLKRNDFNSRLSGAVLIIDTKKFLEGTQEYFDELIRYMVKRINDCEKHLGIKFPIYVVFSKLDLIDGMGDYFKLFNEDVANKALGINLDSNFTAQTLETELKGLSDSLFKHLMSKNSISHMLEDKKRSYLFLKQLENFFVLVKDFVTKLSSQNALKNTSVINGVYFVSAYQENIPINYLTNTICDKYSIKKPLLRAVNNYSKQSYFVKSFLKEIAFKANVTKFGAQNRFIKFINFALVAALCVGVYFGSSYILNIKNTKEQIAANNVDKISNYLDSKKYKDLTATQKIELLNLLKQSLNDYPRIFSGDTKFEYITLDTSYKGFAPVKALYYDLSADFFKNTVLTEMENILKTESDPDKLIKAFYMYDSLFDKNYTNVDLFKIWIAANWDKFEKYGVAKNEFLAHIEAILNAKNLSISADQSAQSAANTKLTPVQRAKRLYSILEFISFKDEKSFYDIKKEVENLNQVVQEKEAFNPFNKIYTKENLRDFLAKLSSNIDETAGIESWLMDTNSSLKDISSNEKKELSIAVVELYLQNYADKWNQILRAIEPNEFATKKEVIDELEILSKRENPLNSLIKLTNQNTNLNDENLLKYIYSLGFASSEIKRVFTDFSTKFTNYHALNSDGSLDLISNDVTNVYKKVSDYNFEMLQSSDDKIVYAINGIKNENDPFIVLNNDAKKLPDELNEYYQKLSKLAWKQVENGASSLLATAYKDDVLDDFESLIKPYYPFNENSAKAVSIEEFKRFFGKDGTWNSFYDKYLKQILSKTGSGYKVRPKYAKELRFNKSFLENIAYIDRISNLMLDSNDELKLNYNLKAVDLSANFSHINIGYANNSLAYDHTIPSNLLVSSKSFDISTQFKFNAVSNAGSDKKEISFDGEWGWYKLLKASNFSSIGVSTLNFDGKKESYFGFEVTPNGGELLELMNIIPTIDLPRKMLY
- a CDS encoding Hcp family type VI secretion system effector, translating into MSQPVYIKVKGSTQGLISSGASTEASIGNRYQSGHEDEIMAQEVSHIVTVPVDPQSGQPSGQRVHKPFSFTTSLNKAVPLLYNALTQGERLPEVEIHWYRTSTSGGAEHFFTTKLEDATITDITLVSPNAQDKLNSDKTELFKVSMNYRKIVWEHVAAGTSGSDDWREATKKA